In Burkholderia sp. NRF60-BP8, a single window of DNA contains:
- a CDS encoding aspartate/glutamate racemase family protein, which yields MKIRLINPNTTQRMTDAMGRCAREVAAAGTEIVAVSPPMGPPSIEGYYDEALATPGLLAEIAQGERDGCDAYVIACFGDPGLYAARELARGPVIGIAEAAMHAASVLAPGFSVVTTLARTCGMAWHLAERYGMKRFCRNVRATDVAVLELDRPGSAARRIIVDECRRALDEDGADAIVLGCAGMAEFAHEIEQQIGAPVVEGVTAAVKWAEALVALRLATAKRGDYARPLPKRYDGAFARFSPPDGEAAEPVADLPHPHIHTV from the coding sequence ATGAAGATCCGACTGATCAATCCGAATACGACGCAGCGGATGACCGACGCGATGGGCCGCTGCGCACGCGAGGTCGCGGCCGCCGGCACGGAGATCGTGGCCGTGAGTCCGCCGATGGGGCCGCCGTCGATCGAAGGGTATTACGACGAGGCGCTCGCGACGCCGGGGCTGCTCGCCGAGATCGCGCAGGGCGAGCGCGACGGCTGCGACGCATATGTGATCGCGTGTTTCGGCGATCCGGGCCTGTATGCGGCGCGCGAGCTCGCGCGCGGGCCGGTGATCGGCATCGCCGAGGCCGCGATGCATGCGGCGAGCGTGCTTGCGCCGGGCTTCTCGGTCGTCACGACGCTCGCGCGCACCTGCGGGATGGCGTGGCACCTCGCGGAGCGCTACGGGATGAAGCGGTTCTGCCGCAACGTGCGCGCGACCGACGTCGCGGTGCTCGAACTCGACCGGCCCGGCTCGGCCGCGCGCCGGATCATCGTCGACGAATGCCGGCGCGCGCTCGACGAGGACGGCGCCGACGCGATCGTGCTCGGCTGCGCGGGGATGGCCGAATTCGCGCACGAGATCGAGCAGCAGATCGGTGCGCCGGTGGTCGAGGGCGTCACGGCGGCCGTCAAGTGGGCCGAGGCGCTCGTCGCGTTGCGCCTCGCGACCGCGAAGCGCGGCGACTACGCGCGGCCGCTGCCGAAGCGCTACGACGGTGCGTTCGCCCGCTTCAGCCCGCCGGACGGGGAGGCGGCGGAACCGGTCGCGGATTTGCCGCACCCGCACATACACACCGTCTGA
- the puuE gene encoding allantoinase PuuE, translated as MSLDPNYPRDLIGYGRHPVQANWPGRARVAVQFVLNYEEGGENCVLHGDPGSEQFLSEIVGAAAYPDRHMSMESIYEYGSRAGVWRILREFEKRGLPLTVFGVGMAIERHPELARAFVELGHEIACHGWRWIHYQSMTPELEAEHMRLGMEAIERVTGERPLGWYTGRDSPNTHRLVAEYGGFLYDSDNYGDDLPFWMDVEVSGGRTSPQLIVPYTLDTNDMRFATPQGFNTGDHFFHYLRDAFDVLYAEGDEAPKMLSIGMHCRLLGRPGRFRGLQRFLDHIEKHDRVWVTRRVDIARHWREHHPYQPNHRNEGKA; from the coding sequence ATGTCACTCGATCCCAACTATCCTCGCGACCTGATCGGCTACGGCCGCCATCCCGTTCAGGCGAACTGGCCGGGGCGCGCCCGCGTCGCCGTGCAATTCGTGCTGAATTACGAGGAGGGCGGCGAGAACTGCGTGCTGCACGGCGATCCGGGCTCCGAGCAGTTCCTGTCCGAAATCGTCGGCGCGGCCGCGTATCCGGACCGCCACATGAGCATGGAGTCGATCTACGAATACGGGTCGCGGGCCGGCGTGTGGCGCATCCTGCGCGAATTCGAGAAGCGCGGGCTGCCGCTGACGGTATTCGGCGTCGGCATGGCGATCGAGCGTCATCCGGAGCTCGCGCGCGCATTCGTCGAGCTCGGCCATGAAATCGCGTGCCACGGCTGGCGCTGGATTCACTACCAGAGCATGACGCCGGAACTCGAAGCCGAACACATGCGCCTCGGGATGGAAGCGATCGAGCGCGTGACGGGCGAGCGCCCGCTCGGCTGGTATACCGGCCGCGACAGCCCGAACACGCACCGCCTGGTCGCCGAATACGGCGGCTTCCTGTACGACTCCGACAACTACGGCGACGACCTGCCGTTCTGGATGGACGTCGAGGTGTCGGGCGGGCGCACGTCGCCGCAACTGATCGTGCCGTACACGCTCGACACGAACGACATGCGTTTCGCGACGCCGCAGGGCTTCAACACCGGCGATCACTTCTTCCACTACCTGCGCGACGCATTCGACGTGCTGTACGCGGAGGGCGACGAGGCGCCGAAGATGCTGTCGATCGGCATGCACTGCCGACTGCTCGGCCGGCCGGGCCGGTTCCGCGGGCTGCAGCGTTTCCTCGATCACATCGAGAAGCACGATCGCGTATGGGTGACGCGCCGTGTCGATATCGCGCGTCACTGGCGTGAACATCATCCGTATCAGCCCAATCATCGAAACGAAGGGAAAGCATGA